Genomic window (Tenrec ecaudatus isolate mTenEca1 chromosome 16, mTenEca1.hap1, whole genome shotgun sequence):
ATGAAATCGATGAACATGAAGAAGAGTAAAACTAATAGGACAGATTTCACGAAGACTGAAGCATGTATTTGACATTCTGTGGACTGAATAATGTTCCTGCCACAGGACTGCTCTTCCTGCCCAAGACTGTTAAGACCCAGAGTCACAGAGCTCAGTGGCTCCCCGCAGAAGTCTGTGCTCGGCATCTGTCCTGCTGGAGTTCATTCATGTTTAATTGCACCCTATTGTCTTCATATCATTTAACTTCCTTTCACTGTCATTGCTTCAGCTGAGGATTGATCAACTATTTATTAATGGGGAGCCAGGCCTTAGAGTCAGTGCAGCACAGCAGTATTACAGTCTGAGGCGACGGTGGGGGAGCCACGTCGTGGTGAAAGATGTTCTCTTTGTGGGAGCTTGctgatattttctttaaaaaaaaaaaacattttattaggggctcatacaactcttaccacaatccatacatacatcaattgtataaagcacatctgtacattctttgccctcattactttcaaagcatttgctctccacttaagccctttgcatcaagtcctcttttccccctccctccccgctccccctccctcatgagcctttgataatttataaattattattttgtcatatctttccctgtccggcgtctcccttcacccccttttctgttgtctgtcccccagggaggaggtgacatgtagatccttgtaatcggttccccctttccaacccactcaccctctactctcccagatgATATTTTCATGAAACAGAAATATCTGAGAATAATGACGATGACCTAATTCATAGTTCAAAAGGAGAAAAAGCAAAATTGAACTTCCTTAGGATCTAGAAAACAGATGAACTTATTTGAAGCCTGATGTTTTTTTGTCCCTCTACTCTTCCCTAGAAACAAGCTGAGGTGAATGAGTCCAGTTTATGATTTCTCTGTATAAATCAGGTCATTATCAGATGTGGAAATTATGCTTCATTCTTGTCTCTGAGCACAGTTAATacaaacagaatgaaatgtttaTTGTTTTGTGAGGTGGGGAAAATCTTCCATTAAGAATTTTTTGAAGCTCACAAATTATATGTTGGTACATACATGTACCTTATGATTTGTTTTGTTAGACCTAAATGTCATATTAAACAATTCAGTGGTTAATTATCACCTCAATGTATGTTCTGACCTGTGCcaggagaaaaatggaattattttgTTTCAAAATTTGCTTCAAGCAATTCAATTGTGGCATTAGAATTATTTAAATTTGTTTAGTAAGCATATCAATAGATCTTATACATTGTACCACATTATTCTGCAGAAAGCAGTCTGAATATTTTTACATTCCAGGTCTGCAGTAATATTAGACCTAGTAATGGTCCCAATGTACCTAATAGCTAGAATCAAAATGTCAATTAGACGGACTTCATGCAAAAGCGCCGCATCGCCTGAAACAGCTACATTTTCTTACACTACAATCTGACACTTCCCAAGGTTTGAAGAGCAACAGCTTCACACAAGAAAATTCTgatgattttaaaacattgatgAAGTTTTTGATTTGTAAGCTGCCCACTCATATGGGAAAAGATTCGCTAGAGATGGAGCTCTGTCCTCACCACCCCCACTCGCGTATTCTTTTCCGGACAGCCAGGCCGCTCCAGATGGTGCGTTAGTTAGTGCTGCACAGACGTAGCTGTGGGGAAACTTCAACAGACGAGGGCTGTAATGTCAGGATTTTGCTGCGcgtcgcccccccaccccaccccaccccagttccCAGGGTAGGAAGGTGCTGAGATGGAAGCCCGGGGACGCCTGCCCACCTGCCACCACCTGTTCCCCCCTTCAGCCTCCTCTATAAATGCTGCTCCTAGATGCCCCGTGCACTCTCTGATCGCTACTGCGGAAAAGCGCTATTTCCCCAGAAAGATCGCATCTTCTGGCAAAGAAGTCCAGGACGTTCCTGGAGGATTCGAAAGGCCTGTCTCCGAGTAGCGAGACCAAACTTCATTGCACGCAGCTTCTCTTCGCCTTTCCAACTTCGTTCACGTCGGGAGAATGACTTTGTCTTCAGCACCTCAATTACCCCTACGTGGGGGCAACTGAACAGAGAAGGCGGAGCCCTTCACTCCCACTGTTAATGATTCGATTCCCAGTGAGTTGCTTTATTtgtaactccccccaccccccgccttttttctttttttgctaaaGAGGCGGCACGTTAGGAAGCTGTTCGGCGGTCAAGTCCACCGCCACGTCTCGAGGTTAGGAAGCTGTTCGGCGGTCAAGTCCACGGCCACGTCTCCAGCGGGCCGGCGAGCTCCCGCTGCTCCCCGGCGGCCCCGCGGCCGCGATGAAATCCTGCAAGgccggcggcgcggcggcgggcgTGCGCGGCGCGCCCCCGTGCGCGGGCGGCCCCGAGTGCGCGGGCACGTGCGCGGGCGGCCCCGAGCGACTGGAGAGCGCGGCGCGCAGGCGCCTGGCGGCCAACGCGCGCGAGCGGCGCCGGATGCAGGGTCTCAACACGGCCTTCGATCGCCTGCGCCGCGTGGTCCCGCAGTGGGGCCAGGATAAAAAGCTGTCCAAGTACGAGACCCTGCAGATGGCGCTCAGCTACATCGTGGCCCTGACCCGGATCCTGGCCGAGGCCGAGCGCTTCGGCTCGCAGCGGGACTGGGTCAATGTCCACTGCGAGCACTTCGGCCGCGATCCCTACCACCTCCCGCTCGCGGGCGCCAAGCTGCCGGCCGGGAGCGAGCCCTACGGCCAGAGGCTCTTCGGCTTCCAGCCCGAGCCCTACCCGATGGCCAATTAGGGGCCGGCCGGGACCGGGGCGCGAACCGCAGCCTTCTCGCAGGTCGCAGCCTGCGCTGTCTGTGGCCTCCGATGCGGTCCTAGAGCCAAATCAGCAGGCTTCCAGGTTACGTTCGTCCGTCTCAGTAGCTCTGCGGACGCAATAATTGGATTGCCTTTCTGTTTCCCGATTCATGTTCTGTAGATTTCATTAATGGAGCTTGTGAAtagttgtgtgtttttgtttttgatcgCTGTGAAACTAATGAGCCCTCTCCTTTCTGGACTCCTTTGAGGAAAGATAGGTGtaaggaaaagagagaaaggaaatgatTAGGCCTTGTAATCCTCAGAGAAATAATCACTTGCTTAAACTTTGTAAGTGTGTCCGGTTCAGGTGAAGTTACAGTATCCATTGTGTGCGTGTGTTATGCTCTCAACAGAGCGGATCTTCCTGTTGTGGAAATGCATTTATTATGCCTAGGGCAGCGTGTGCATGACATAGTGTCAGATCTTCCGTTTTGTTTTGTAGAGTACACGCGCATGAGGGCGCtgtatttttttaaactgtatacattaaaacaTAGCTTTTGTAAAATAGAAATAAGACGTGGATTTGTTTTTCATGCACAGTAATAGCCCTGCTAGTTTCTTGTGGACAACCAAGGCCTGTGTGGAGGGAGGATGATATCGAGGGGCTCCTCTCTGAGGAAGGTCATAGAGCGCTTCAATGTAATCCCACCAGTTGGCAAATGTGATGTTTTTTAATACCTCATCAAATAAGACAAGCTGAGGAGTGCACACGTAATTAATTTCCAAAGTTTCTCTGTTAGCTTGGAAAGACTTGGAAGTGCACATGCGTTTCAGGTCTTTAAGATTagtttaaattgaaaaaaaagattTTGCTTTTAAGCAACTAAATACACAATTACTCAGGacgttgttttcttttaattattttttcgtTGTTTTCCTATTAAGCCGACTACTAAAAAGTAgtcctgaaaaggaaatcagtgtTCATCAGTGAAGGACTCAAAAATATCATGAGCGTTTTTTTCAGCTCTGGCTCTGGGCTGTAAATACCCAAAGCTATAAGTGAAACCCTTCAAAGTGATTTCTTTTTAACCATACAAGTTGAGCGATAAAGGCTTCACTACCACCAAAGCTAATCAAAGCGGGAGCAAATAGTATGCATAGTAATGGTTTGGATTACTTTTATAGATTGGCTTAAACATTGGATGAATAAACCAAAAACCTCACTTTATCAAGTGCCCCCTGGTGGTCAAATCCTGCACGCATTTAGGCAGGCTGTCTTGTTCATAAGTAGGAAAGAGGTCATTAAGTTATCTGTATAATAGGAATTTGTCACAGGCCAACAACGATGACAGAATCTTCcatacttttattattattattattattattgattccAAAGGCTAACCTCAGACACAGGTTCCTATCTGCAATTCACTTCTAACTCTAAAACACCCCCTGTcaggagccaattccaactcagtcaccttaaaggacagagtagaacagcgcctgtgggtttctgagactaaatttttgTGGGGATGAGGGTGGCGGGGGAGAgtgaggggtagaaagcctcatctttctcctgaatagccgctggtagattcgaactgctgaggttgtggttagcagcgcaaggcgtggctgcaacaatgggctcaaacataagaacaattgtggggatggcgccaggaccaggcagtgtttgtacACAGAGAACCTACTGGGTGGAACCGAACAACAGTTGGCTGGAGCGGAGCGGCCCCACGCCATTTCCAAGAGGAACGAAACCCAGTCCCGTCTTTCTCACTTGGGTTAGCAACAGGGCACTTAACCATGTCGCGACCACTCCTTCGACTTTCTGAAAAGCTTTCATTTTATGTCTGTTTATTTGTAAGTTCCTAGTAAGTTGGTGGTATTCCTGGTGGCATCGTTGTTAccaattgggctgtgatctgttcAAGGCCAAGAGCTTTCTCTtctcataaagacttacaatcttgggaccccacaggggccgttctaccctgtcctagagggtcactatcagttggcaccgacttgatggccgagagtttggttttttgagttaGTGCTTAGAGTTTGAGAAGGGATGGAATTGGTGTTAAAAAGAACCTGCATCAATTAGAGAAAGGCTCAAGAGGATACTAAGCATCATGAGTCATTTTCAACAGTCCCTTACAACCTGCTAGCTCaacctgctagccaaaaggttgctgGTCCTCACCCACCCAGAGGCTCATGGAAGACAGGCCCGTGATCTGCTGCTGAAAGGCCAGGCCTTGAAaggcccagggagcagttctactctgcacacagctGGTCACCgtcagtcagcatcaacttgacaaGTCATTTTTTTGGGGACTGGTGTCTGGTCCCCTCTCTGGGATTTCACCTTGTCAGAGAGTCAAACCtacaccaaagtcactgccatacaGTGATATGGCAAAATACATACTTCTTAGTTTGATTTAATTTTAAGAGTACTTTCTTGATGAAAATAAGATGGCTTCATGAATTAAAACAATGGGATTCTTATCCCATGCCTCTTCCCatctccccctcccgcccctacacacacacacacacacacacacaatgacgggAATTTTTAAAATCCATGGGTTAACAGCCTCCTCCTGCATTTGGACATGTCTAGAAGCAACTGAGCCCTTACCAGATTCCTTAGCTTTTTGCTCCATCACACATACTACAATTTTTGTCTAGCGGTcatttgtaggaaaaaaaattaatggatTCCAAAGATCAAATTCAACCTTCAGTAAAAGTCCTCACACTGTGTGCTGGGATATTATTATGAATTAGGAACGTGGATAAAAGCAAGTGACTAGTCTAAAATCGATTGAGTCAGTATTTATGTGTTGCTAATGCATAATATGCAAAGCCATTTGAAAGCCACTGTAGAATTTTATGTTGTTGGCTTTTAAAAATCCAGTTCCTTTCTAACTTTACAAGAAAGTATCTTGAAGTTCAAAAATATTCTTGTACCTTTGGTCAGGAAACAAGTATGATCAAGCACCTACAGctgcctcaggagccctggtggaataatgGCGAgacactgaaaggttggcagtttgaacccacctacttgctgcaagggagaaagacctggcgaccAGCCTACATACAGATAACAACTCCCGAGGAagacgtgggggtgggggacacagtTGACACGTCTACGCAGATCTGGACTCTGAAGTGGCGAACCCAGCTGAGATCCTTCATCACTGCAGAAACCATGATAGAGGAGTTTCCTTATTGGTATAATTATATTTGGTTTTAAAGAGATGAAATTTTATTACAAAGAAAAAATGTATTGTGCATGAATACTGGTTTCTATACCATATTAAAAAACTTGAGGATTTATTGGGAGTGGGGAAAAAGCTATGAAAGTTAGGGTCTTAATATTGTGGGAAAAAAAGTATCAAAAAGCAGAACTCATTTTGTACAATGAACATAAGGAAAAACTGTGTaggttttgttggttggtttttcttttaaatgaagaaaaactttgctTAAgggttgtgtgttagtctgggtactttaaagaaacaaatccacagcagctcatatgtataagagagagttttatataaaggttaagtgcacatgaagaaaatatcccaacccagtgctgcccaagcccacaaatccaacattaatccatatgtccgacaccaatccacaaagtcctccatctcacaaaacacatgcaatgtcgcCGTCTGTGGGAAGAAAACCGAATTAGTGagcgtgtaagtatctcagcactgacagggctctccacatggctgctcccgcacccagggctgcatcaggataggtccatgtggcttctcctcagggatgtcttgcaggaagtgagctttgccagctgaagcagggaactggctaaggcagctgcattctggtccgaccatcacaaagcaagagacccgaaaactagaaaggcaaggctgactgagccatttatcccttctcccttcaattaaccccacatgtgtttatcggccaggttggcacaataaactaatgacCTCAGGTTGCGTACATACTGGAGTAAATCTGAATGATCCTCCGCCTTTGGAGTCCCAACTAGTGCTTGCCCATTTCCAACTGTGTTTAGTTTGtggttgaaattttaaaaatagaaataaaataggtgaaagttacacacacacacacacacacacacacacacagattacagcTTCCTCAAAACAACAAACCAGAGCAAAAAATTCTGTAGAGCATTAGCTCACTTTTTACAGCCACTTCTTTAGGTTCAAGCTCCCGGCCAGGAAggagtggtacacctaggtgggcattacacctggattggcccatcgaagccaggtgaatttgattcagccaatggggtcgaccagtatcTTAGACCATGCCTTCCTGAAAagccagaggttttgctctggcGCTCCCTCCCAGCGGCTCCGGCCCAGTTCAGCACAGCTGGCTGCACAGCCCAACACGAGGCTGTGCCGGGTCCCGCCAACCGTGCTGCAGACTCTGTCTGGCTTATGTTCCAtttactgtaaaacctgaaactgcttctaacttTCATCAAACTCACTCGGATCcgacgtgaattctttctcgcgagAAGACAAGGACCGAGCTATCTCTCTCCCACGAGAGGGCGAGATCTAACAACTTCATGCCTAAACTTATGTAGAATTGTCCTGGCCTTTAAGCAGTTCTTTGTTGGCTCGGTGAACAAGAAGAACACGTATGAACTAATTGATAAGTGGCCCCAAACCAAGTAAAGCCGAGCTATCTCCATACAGATACCAGTCCAGTGATAGGTGTCATAAGAATTCCTAAGAAAAACAaacacgccccctccccaaactactgccatgaagtccattctgatgcatagcgatCCTATTAGC
Coding sequences:
- the ATOH7 gene encoding transcription factor ATOH7, which produces MKSCKAGGAAAGVRGAPPCAGGPECAGTCAGGPERLESAARRRLAANARERRRMQGLNTAFDRLRRVVPQWGQDKKLSKYETLQMALSYIVALTRILAEAERFGSQRDWVNVHCEHFGRDPYHLPLAGAKLPAGSEPYGQRLFGFQPEPYPMAN